The Streptomyces sp. DG1A-41 genomic sequence GTCATGTTCGGCCTGGCCGGGACCCTCATGGCGACATCCCTCCAGCGCCCCGCGCTCACGGTGCTCGGCAGCCGGATTCGCAGACTGCTGCCGCCCTTCTGGTTCTGGGGCGTGTTCGTGGTGGGGGCGATGCTGGTGCACGGCTGGATGCCCGGATGGCAGATCGTGTACTGGGTGGTGCCGCTCGGCGACCCGCCGGGCGACGCCTGGGCCGAGCAGGCCTGGGAGATCGTCTGGTACCTGCGGACGTACCTGTGGTTCGTCCTCCTCTCCCCGCTCCTGCTGAAGGTGTTCTGGCTCGCGCCCGTCCCGGTCCTGCTGGCGTCCCTCGTCCCGGTCGTCGTCCTCCGGTACGCCTGGCAGCCGCCGGACGGCCGTCTCGGCAGCGCGCTCACGGACCTGGCGACGTTCCTGTTCTGCTGGCTCCTCGGCTTCGCGCACCACGACGGCGTACTGGCCCGGCTGAAGCCCGCCGCGGTGGTCCCGCTCGCGCTGGGCGCCCTCGCTTACGGTGGCTGGTACGCCTTCGAGCACCAGGCCGAGTACGGCACGTACGACCTCGATGAGAATCCGCTCGCGCAGGCCTTCTGGTCTGCGGGGTTCGTGACGCTGCTGATGTACGCCAAGGCCCGCTTCCGAACCGACTTCGCGGGGCTCGCCCGCTTCCGGCGGCTGGACCGCGTCGTGGCCGTCTTCAACGCCCGGGCGGTGACGATCTACCTCTGGCACGAGATCGCGCTGATCCTCGCCGTACCGCTGATCGACCGGTTCTGGGACGTGCCCGCGTTCGAGGCGTACCTGCCGCTGGACAGCCAGTGGTTCATGTTCGGCGTGGGCTGGGTGCTGATCGCGGTGTTCGTGCTGCTGTGCGGATGGGTGGAGGACCTGGCGGCGCGGCGCAAGCCGCGGCTCCTCCCGGGAGGGCGTACTGCAACAATGGGCCAGTGACCCGCGCATCCCTGGACAAGCAGCCGCACGAAGTCGCCTCGATGTTCGACGACGTGGCGGAACGGTACGACCTGACCAACGACGTGCTGTCCCTCGGCCAGGACCGGCGATGGCGCAAGGAGGTCGCCAAGGCGGTCGACGCGCGCCCCGCGCGGAAGGTCCTCGACCTGGCGGCGGGCACGGGCACCTCCTCGCTGCCCTTCGCCCGCACCGGCGCGTACGTCGTCCCCTGCGACTTCTCCCAGGGCATGCTCCGGGTCGGCAAGCAGCGGCAGCCCTGGCTGCCCTACACCGCCGGGGACGCGACGCGGCTGCCCTTCAGGGACGACACCTTCGACGCCGTCACCATCTCCTTCGGGCTGCGCAACGTGCAGGACACGGACGCCGCCCTGCGGGAGATGTACCGGGTGACGCGGCCCGGCGGGCGCGTCGTGATCTGCGAGTTCTCGCACCCCACCTGGGCGCCGCTGCGCACCGTCTACACCGAGTACCTGATGCGCGCCCTGCCGCCGGTGGCGCGGGCCGTGTCCTCCAGCCCCGACGCCTACGTCTACCTCGCCGAGTCCATCCGGGCCTGGCCCGACCAGCCCGCGCTGGCCGAGCGGCTGGGCAAGGCCGGCTGGTCGCGGGTGGCCTGGCGCAATCTGAGCGGCGGCATCGTCGCCCTGCACCGGGGCTTCAAGGAGAGCTGACAGGCCCTACGGGGAGCTGAGGACCATGGTGGACGGGTCGCCGGGCTCGTCCAGCTCCCGCCCGAGACCTCCCCTGGGCGGCCTCGGGATCCGCGGCTCGTGCACGCCCCCGCCGCCCTCGCCCGGACCGAAGTCGAACCACACGTACACCATCGACTCCCGCGGCACCTGGGCACCGGGCTGCGGGTACTGCCGTACGACGTAGTCGACGACGGCGTGATGGAAGTCGGGCCGGTCCGGTGCGGTGAGGAGCAGGCCCTGCGCCCGGGCCGTCTCCCGCGCGTCCACGGCCATCAGGCCCACCAGACGCGGTACACGCACTTCGGGTGTTTTGCGGGACATACGCACAGATGTCACCCCCAGTGGTACGGGAAGGGTAACTCCCGCTCCGCACCGGCCGGAAGCGGCAGGTGTCTTTCTGTGACAGTCGACTACTCTCCGTTGACAGGTGGGTAGTTCGCGTAGGCAGCCCTTCAGTCGGGTGATCAATGCCGCTGCATAGACTGCCCATGTCCAGTGCCGGTCGGCACGCAGATTTCGACCTTGGGGAGATCCCGCCGTGACCGTCGTGACCGAGCCGCTCTCCGAGAACACCGCCGATGTGATCGTCGTGGGCGCGGGGCCGGCCGGCTCCACGACCGCCTACCACCTCGCCAAGGCGGGACTCGACGTCCTTCTGCTGGAGAAGACCGAGTTC encodes the following:
- a CDS encoding acyltransferase, encoding MGAHSKGATVAVPARPEPARRPGRDRYFDTLRAVALVRVVAYHTFGWAWAGLVFPSMGVMFGLAGTLMATSLQRPALTVLGSRIRRLLPPFWFWGVFVVGAMLVHGWMPGWQIVYWVVPLGDPPGDAWAEQAWEIVWYLRTYLWFVLLSPLLLKVFWLAPVPVLLASLVPVVVLRYAWQPPDGRLGSALTDLATFLFCWLLGFAHHDGVLARLKPAAVVPLALGALAYGGWYAFEHQAEYGTYDLDENPLAQAFWSAGFVTLLMYAKARFRTDFAGLARFRRLDRVVAVFNARAVTIYLWHEIALILAVPLIDRFWDVPAFEAYLPLDSQWFMFGVGWVLIAVFVLLCGWVEDLAARRKPRLLPGGRTATMGQ
- a CDS encoding demethylmenaquinone methyltransferase; the encoded protein is MTRASLDKQPHEVASMFDDVAERYDLTNDVLSLGQDRRWRKEVAKAVDARPARKVLDLAAGTGTSSLPFARTGAYVVPCDFSQGMLRVGKQRQPWLPYTAGDATRLPFRDDTFDAVTISFGLRNVQDTDAALREMYRVTRPGGRVVICEFSHPTWAPLRTVYTEYLMRALPPVARAVSSSPDAYVYLAESIRAWPDQPALAERLGKAGWSRVAWRNLSGGIVALHRGFKES
- a CDS encoding PASTA domain-containing protein, with the protein product MSRKTPEVRVPRLVGLMAVDARETARAQGLLLTAPDRPDFHHAVVDYVVRQYPQPGAQVPRESMVYVWFDFGPGEGGGGVHEPRIPRPPRGGLGRELDEPGDPSTMVLSSP